A stretch of the Streptomyces sp. WMMB303 genome encodes the following:
- a CDS encoding transglutaminaseTgpA domain-containing protein translates to MSPASSPRAATLPGVRPTGATGHDGPSWAPPRPTAPGASGPDPAVSAPEGGLVGGGSGDGSGGAQLTSARPAPRRIPLHRRLWSLLPVAVLLAGAGLGFHRVFPVGPLLPVLMVAVPVPMAVSAGLFLAQARRGRPVPLWPSLVLGAVAWLVTVRVTLFRDAAGGLASGGAVGEIWSALLDAPHAVLTTILPAPTGSGFLVLPHAVLWSASLAATELALRTRAPLLPALPPVLAFGVPLVLGTSGPGSNTLTAAGLVAGAGLLVLLRSSVARRGMLRALSAGLPVVAVLALAAALLGPRLPGLSSHEPYDLRRQVRPPTVHPQSTSPLDQVGAWLQHPETRLFRARTTAADHNWRLAVLDRYDGVKWTSAAELTRSGGRVPSRPGTGPGGRERVEQRVTIQNLPGIWLPAADRPTSVKITHRSEGDAPGTVGQGTDRTDGAERQLAVDPASGVFASGEGGSAGTRVNRGLSYTAVSQAPVFDAKRLQYAAVPDSAAHTAATSLPRTDAAGKPIKAVETFTELAAEATAGSSYPYQQAHRLAGWLREHYRYDPTSLPGHAYRNLEFFLTTGKHGTSEQFAASFAVLARTLGLPTRVAVGFRADGAGTRSGGENGTTQITGRDALAWPEVRFEGVGWVPFYPTPGQTSKDGSSVPPAGQPEEREKTDRAITKQPPPSAAPDRQDDGEQHDRAAPAGGGGPPVWVYAAVAVVLLLLAYCGGAAWAPYRVRRRRRRARDPGQRVLGAWQQIVDRLTEVGLPATAAHTATEVAAFGVTRIGGSGSEQLPALARLVNEVGYGGRTPDEAAAEAAWRHCDAIESVVARTVPRRERVRRALRPSTLLRHSRSGARQ, encoded by the coding sequence ATGAGCCCCGCCTCCTCCCCGCGTGCCGCCACGCTGCCGGGCGTGCGGCCGACGGGAGCCACAGGGCACGACGGCCCGTCCTGGGCGCCGCCGCGTCCGACGGCTCCGGGCGCGTCCGGGCCGGACCCGGCGGTGTCCGCGCCGGAGGGCGGATTGGTCGGCGGCGGGTCCGGGGACGGGTCCGGGGGCGCACAGCTGACGTCGGCGCGGCCCGCGCCGCGCCGGATCCCCCTGCACCGCCGCCTGTGGTCCCTGCTGCCGGTCGCCGTACTGCTGGCCGGTGCGGGCCTGGGCTTTCACCGGGTGTTCCCGGTGGGGCCGCTGCTGCCCGTGCTGATGGTCGCCGTGCCGGTGCCGATGGCGGTCTCGGCCGGACTCTTCCTGGCCCAGGCCCGGCGGGGGCGGCCGGTACCGCTGTGGCCGTCGCTGGTGCTGGGGGCCGTGGCGTGGCTGGTGACGGTGCGCGTGACCCTGTTCCGGGACGCGGCGGGCGGGCTCGCCTCGGGCGGTGCCGTGGGCGAGATCTGGTCGGCGCTGCTGGACGCACCGCACGCGGTCCTGACCACGATCCTGCCCGCGCCGACCGGCTCCGGCTTCCTGGTGCTGCCGCACGCGGTGCTGTGGTCGGCTTCGCTCGCCGCCACGGAGCTGGCGCTGCGGACCCGTGCACCGCTGCTGCCCGCACTGCCGCCGGTGCTGGCGTTCGGCGTCCCGCTGGTGCTGGGCACCTCCGGGCCGGGCTCGAACACGCTCACCGCGGCGGGCCTGGTGGCCGGCGCGGGGCTGCTGGTGCTGCTGCGATCGTCGGTGGCCCGACGCGGCATGCTCCGCGCCCTCAGCGCCGGGCTGCCGGTCGTCGCGGTGCTGGCGCTGGCCGCGGCGCTGCTGGGCCCCCGGCTGCCGGGGCTCTCCTCGCACGAACCGTACGATCTGCGCCGGCAGGTGCGGCCACCGACCGTGCACCCGCAGTCCACCAGCCCGCTCGACCAGGTCGGCGCCTGGCTACAGCACCCGGAGACGCGGCTGTTCAGAGCCCGGACCACGGCGGCGGACCACAATTGGCGGCTCGCCGTGCTGGACCGCTACGACGGCGTGAAATGGACCTCCGCCGCCGAACTGACCCGCTCCGGCGGCCGGGTGCCCTCGCGGCCGGGCACCGGCCCGGGCGGCCGGGAACGGGTGGAGCAGCGGGTGACCATCCAGAACCTGCCCGGCATCTGGCTGCCCGCCGCGGACCGGCCCACCTCGGTGAAGATCACCCACAGGAGCGAGGGCGACGCCCCCGGGACCGTGGGGCAAGGCACAGACCGCACCGACGGCGCGGAGCGGCAGCTCGCGGTCGATCCGGCCAGCGGCGTGTTCGCGTCGGGCGAAGGCGGCAGCGCAGGCACCCGGGTCAACCGCGGCCTGTCGTACACTGCGGTCTCGCAGGCGCCGGTCTTCGACGCCAAGCGGCTCCAGTACGCGGCAGTGCCGGACAGCGCGGCGCACACCGCCGCCACCTCGCTGCCCCGCACTGATGCGGCCGGCAAGCCGATCAAGGCGGTCGAGACGTTCACCGAGCTGGCGGCCGAAGCCACGGCAGGCAGCAGCTACCCGTACCAGCAGGCGCACCGGCTCGCCGGCTGGCTGCGCGAGCACTACCGCTACGACCCCACCTCGCTCCCCGGGCACGCCTACCGCAACCTCGAGTTCTTCCTCACGACCGGCAAGCACGGCACTTCGGAGCAGTTCGCGGCGTCGTTCGCGGTGCTGGCGCGGACGCTGGGCCTGCCGACGCGGGTCGCGGTGGGCTTCCGCGCGGACGGCGCCGGCACCCGGAGCGGGGGCGAGAACGGCACCACCCAGATCACCGGGCGCGACGCGCTGGCGTGGCCGGAGGTGCGGTTCGAGGGCGTCGGCTGGGTGCCGTTCTATCCGACCCCGGGGCAGACGTCGAAGGACGGTTCGTCCGTCCCGCCGGCCGGGCAGCCCGAGGAGCGCGAGAAGACCGACCGGGCCATCACGAAGCAACCGCCCCCCTCCGCGGCCCCCGACCGGCAGGACGACGGCGAACAGCACGACCGCGCCGCACCGGCCGGCGGCGGCGGACCGCCCGTGTGGGTGTACGCCGCGGTGGCGGTCGTGCTGCTGCTCCTGGCGTACTGCGGCGGTGCGGCCTGGGCCCCCTACCGGGTCCGCCGTCGGCGCCGCCGCGCCCGCGACCCCGGTCAGCGGGTGCTCGGCGCGTGGCAGCAGATCGTCGACCGGCTCACCGAGGTCGGGCTGCCGGCGACCGCGGCGCACACCGCGACCGAGGTGGCGGCCTTCGGCGTCACGCGGATCGGCGGCAGCGGCAGCGAACAACTGCCGGCGCTGGCCCGGCTGGTGAACGAGGTCGGCTACGGGGGCCGGACACCCGACGAGGCGGCCGCCGAGGCCGCCTGGCGGCACTGCGACGCGATCGAGAGCGTCGTCGCGCGGACGGTACCGCGCCGGGAGCGGGTCAGACGGGCACTGCGGCCCAGCACGCTGCTACGTCACAGCAGATCAGGAGCACGCCAGTGA
- a CDS encoding serine/threonine-protein kinase, giving the protein MNTTPSRDNAKALGAPAHPAAAAAPEGAAPAGVSGAGAPVAAAAPAGVPALPDGYQPQRLLATGARSTVVLCREAAGGREVAVRVLTPRVTDARRRLAAHSELLAAGAAARHPCAVTVADAGATGAEQLYVVEEFCPGGSARSRLAASGAFPVEDVLVIGVRLALALHSAHRRGVLHLDVRPASILFDAQGAPLLAGHALGRVLQRAAPSVGAVFDPAYAARELFGWEAPGPAADVYALGATLYALLAGEPARADAVRRGGSAVYEAVLAGGLPRLPRGDVPEPLHALLDRMTAPHAEGRPPLTEVHRVLRTLLPLSCAARVPDLQPEAEPEAPLPGWDPADDALTQPPPETDDDPDAPEAVARRRRTRNRVLAACGAVVLVGGAGLALFLVRAADEAGPADAKEPPKKATESAHPLPKGQVPDFQAQEVKVTRVGRQVQVVWSKPKKPQPVYGYAITAQSADGETVKVKNTDADEPSVVFSSPPVQPGSCYVVTSLVQTADGSVGLASAESVCDRGEQRG; this is encoded by the coding sequence GTGAACACCACCCCGAGCCGTGACAACGCCAAGGCTCTCGGTGCGCCCGCGCACCCCGCCGCGGCTGCCGCCCCGGAGGGGGCCGCGCCCGCCGGTGTGTCCGGCGCAGGTGCACCTGTCGCCGCCGCTGCGCCCGCCGGCGTGCCCGCCCTGCCCGACGGATACCAGCCGCAGCGCCTCCTCGCGACGGGCGCGCGCAGCACCGTCGTACTGTGCCGGGAGGCGGCCGGCGGCCGGGAGGTGGCCGTCCGGGTGCTGACGCCGCGGGTGACGGACGCACGCCGGCGCCTCGCGGCTCACTCCGAACTGCTGGCGGCGGGCGCCGCGGCCCGGCACCCGTGCGCGGTCACCGTCGCCGACGCCGGAGCGACCGGCGCGGAACAGCTCTACGTGGTGGAGGAGTTCTGCCCCGGCGGCTCGGCCCGCAGCCGGCTCGCCGCCTCCGGAGCGTTCCCGGTCGAGGACGTCCTGGTGATCGGCGTGCGGCTGGCACTCGCGCTGCACTCCGCACACCGCCGCGGCGTACTGCACCTGGATGTGCGTCCGGCGAGCATCCTCTTCGACGCCCAGGGTGCCCCGCTGCTGGCCGGGCACGCGCTCGGCCGGGTGCTGCAGCGGGCCGCACCTTCGGTGGGGGCGGTCTTCGATCCGGCGTACGCGGCGCGGGAGCTGTTCGGCTGGGAGGCTCCCGGTCCCGCCGCCGACGTGTACGCGCTGGGCGCGACGCTGTACGCGCTGCTCGCGGGTGAGCCCGCGCGCGCCGACGCTGTGCGCCGGGGCGGTTCGGCCGTGTACGAGGCGGTGCTGGCGGGCGGACTGCCCCGGCTGCCGCGCGGCGACGTGCCCGAACCGCTGCACGCGCTGCTGGACCGGATGACGGCCCCGCACGCGGAGGGGCGGCCGCCGCTGACGGAGGTGCACCGCGTCCTGCGGACGCTGCTGCCCCTCTCGTGCGCCGCGCGGGTGCCGGATCTGCAGCCCGAGGCCGAGCCCGAGGCTCCGCTGCCGGGCTGGGACCCGGCCGACGACGCGCTGACCCAGCCGCCGCCGGAGACCGACGACGATCCCGACGCGCCGGAGGCCGTCGCGCGCCGCCGCCGCACCCGCAACCGGGTTCTCGCGGCGTGCGGGGCCGTGGTGCTGGTGGGCGGGGCCGGGCTGGCCCTGTTCCTGGTGCGGGCCGCGGACGAGGCCGGGCCGGCCGACGCGAAGGAGCCGCCGAAGAAGGCCACCGAGTCGGCGCACCCGCTGCCCAAGGGGCAGGTGCCGGACTTCCAGGCCCAGGAGGTGAAGGTGACCCGGGTCGGGCGGCAGGTCCAGGTCGTGTGGAGCAAGCCGAAGAAACCGCAGCCGGTGTACGGCTACGCCATCACGGCCCAGTCCGCCGACGGGGAGACGGTGAAGGTGAAGAACACCGACGCGGACGAGCCGAGCGTCGTCTTCTCCTCCCCGCCGGTGCAGCCCGGCTCCTGTTACGTGGTCACCTCACTGGTGCAGACCGCCGATGGCAGCGTGGGGCTGGCCTCGGCCGAGTCGGTCTGCGACCGGGGAGAACAACGCGGTTGA